A stretch of the Desulfatibacillum aliphaticivorans DSM 15576 genome encodes the following:
- a CDS encoding Hsp20/alpha crystallin family protein — MQLVPWRTLGEVSARANELEDLWNRYFDLARPFRTMSAPWTPTTDVKETEETIVVTAELPGAEPEQIHVDFSDGVLTIKGEKKGETEEKGAHHYYKERYSGNFLRSFQLPCRVLADGAQANFEKGVLTVTLPKALEDQKTKIDVQYKK, encoded by the coding sequence ATGCAGCTTGTACCATGGAGAACCTTGGGAGAGGTAAGCGCCCGGGCCAATGAGTTGGAGGATCTTTGGAACCGGTATTTTGACCTGGCAAGGCCTTTCAGGACCATGTCGGCGCCCTGGACCCCCACCACGGACGTAAAAGAGACTGAAGAGACAATTGTTGTGACGGCAGAGCTACCGGGCGCGGAGCCGGAGCAGATCCACGTGGATTTTTCCGATGGCGTTCTGACCATCAAAGGGGAGAAAAAGGGCGAAACCGAGGAAAAAGGCGCTCATCACTATTATAAGGAAAGGTACTCGGGCAATTTCTTGCGGTCGTTTCAGCTGCCGTGCCGGGTGTTGGCAGATGGCGCCCAGGCGAATTTTGAAAAAGGGGTGCTGACCGTCACCCTGCCCAAAGCCCTGGAGGACCAAAAAACCAAGATAGATGTTCAATACAAGAAGTAA
- a CDS encoding winged helix-turn-helix domain-containing protein, giving the protein MPSKEKNTCVRSKIWLQNRDGDVIFGHGRIKILKAIQKHGSINAAAQSLNMSYRGAWKRIKNAEERLGHPLLESKIGGHSGGGSKLTPFALELMERFEAMQEKVELIADCTYEELFSDLLS; this is encoded by the coding sequence ATGCCGTCAAAAGAAAAAAATACGTGCGTTCGCTCAAAGATTTGGCTGCAAAACAGGGATGGGGATGTGATATTCGGGCATGGACGCATTAAAATTTTAAAAGCCATTCAAAAGCATGGATCCATCAACGCCGCGGCCCAAAGTCTGAACATGAGCTATCGCGGCGCATGGAAAAGAATAAAAAATGCAGAAGAGCGCCTGGGCCACCCCTTGCTTGAAAGTAAAATCGGAGGCCATTCCGGCGGCGGATCCAAGCTGACGCCCTTCGCCCTGGAGCTTATGGAGCGTTTTGAAGCCATGCAGGAAAAAGTGGAGTTGATTGCGGATTGCACCTACGAAGAATTATTTTCCGACCTTTTATCATGA
- a CDS encoding AAA family ATPase, with protein MEKKYQPGYYKSDRPDIKSLVDHFFEAWEKEAALSAQKEIVLPPNICFSRKIGVGALEIADLVSKDTGFPVMDREIIEYISLASDLSTRTVKIFDERYPGTGTNFFSMILGEGSFILSDFSRQLAQAVAALAGLGPLVFVGRGAHLILPRDRVLAVRLVASKEYRIKRVAKIMEQDEKLIKKEIDRVDAEQAGFFKKVFGRSDAPNEEFDLVIVRDNFPDAQHAAKLIQEAYKMKFS; from the coding sequence ATGGAAAAAAAATACCAGCCAGGATATTACAAGTCCGATAGGCCGGATATAAAGAGCTTGGTGGACCACTTTTTTGAGGCCTGGGAAAAAGAAGCGGCTCTTTCGGCGCAGAAGGAGATCGTGCTGCCGCCCAATATTTGCTTCTCCCGCAAAATTGGCGTGGGCGCTTTGGAAATCGCCGACCTGGTGTCCAAAGACACGGGCTTTCCGGTCATGGACAGGGAGATTATCGAGTACATCTCCCTTGCTTCGGACCTTTCCACACGCACAGTCAAGATATTCGACGAGCGCTACCCCGGAACCGGGACGAATTTTTTCAGCATGATCCTTGGGGAAGGCTCCTTTATCCTTAGCGACTTCAGCAGGCAGCTCGCCCAGGCCGTCGCGGCATTGGCGGGCTTAGGCCCTCTGGTTTTCGTGGGGAGAGGCGCTCACCTGATTTTACCCAGAGACAGGGTGCTGGCCGTGCGTTTAGTGGCTTCCAAGGAGTACCGGATCAAACGCGTGGCCAAGATCATGGAGCAAGACGAAAAGCTGATTAAAAAGGAAATCGACCGTGTGGACGCTGAGCAGGCCGGTTTCTTTAAAAAGGTTTTCGGAAGAAGCGACGCGCCCAACGAGGAGTTCGACCTGGTGATTGTCCGGGACAATTTTCCCGACGCCCAGCATGCAGCCAAGCTGATTCAGGAAGCCTATAAAATGAAGTTCAGCTAG
- a CDS encoding ABC transporter permease: MPVKKEPFFWLTLSSAGIILAFILLPLFHVIAAPSMESLWETFNDKDVRKAIWLSISTSGLAAVISLVVGTPTAYLLARKEFPGKRLVESVVDLPIMIPHPIIGIAILSIAGRNHWFGRAIQSIGVEIMGTTTGIVTVLTFVGLPFYINTVKAGLESIPERLEKVSRSLGASQTQTFFRVVFPLAWRSMLAGLIMCCARAISEFGAIVIVAYHPMVAPVLIYERFTAYGLKYSQPVAVWLILVSLALFLGLRFLTLPSASKAKTG, from the coding sequence ATGCCCGTTAAAAAAGAACCCTTTTTCTGGCTCACCCTGTCTTCCGCCGGGATAATCCTGGCGTTTATCCTGCTGCCTCTTTTCCACGTCATTGCCGCGCCCTCCATGGAGTCCCTTTGGGAAACCTTTAACGATAAGGACGTACGCAAAGCCATCTGGCTGAGCATCAGCACGTCCGGGCTGGCTGCCGTCATCAGCCTGGTTGTGGGCACGCCCACGGCTTATCTGTTGGCCAGGAAGGAGTTTCCGGGCAAGCGTCTGGTGGAGAGCGTGGTGGATCTGCCCATCATGATACCCCATCCCATCATAGGCATCGCCATACTCAGCATAGCAGGGCGCAACCATTGGTTCGGCCGGGCCATACAGTCCATCGGCGTGGAAATCATGGGCACCACCACGGGCATCGTGACCGTGCTCACCTTTGTGGGCCTGCCTTTTTACATCAATACGGTCAAGGCCGGGCTGGAAAGCATCCCCGAGCGTTTGGAAAAGGTGTCCCGCAGCCTGGGCGCCTCCCAAACCCAGACCTTTTTCCGGGTGGTTTTTCCCCTGGCCTGGAGAAGCATGCTGGCCGGGCTGATCATGTGCTGCGCCCGGGCCATCAGCGAGTTCGGGGCCATTGTGATTGTGGCCTACCACCCCATGGTGGCGCCGGTCCTGATATACGAACGCTTCACCGCGTACGGCCTGAAATATTCTCAGCCAGTGGCCGTGTGGCTGATATTGGTTTCCCTGGCCTTATTCCTGGGACTTCGGTTTTTAACTCTCCCATCCGCTTCCAAGGCCAAAACGGGGTGA
- a CDS encoding multidrug effflux MFS transporter, whose protein sequence is MKRIVPLLAFLTAFPALSTDMYLPAIPMLVEQWNQPLVVVNLTLIAFFASFCTFIAVYGPLSDRYGRRPLLLAGITIYIGASIGCALSPSVYTLIAARIGQGAGAASAQTLALAIIRDKFDGLERGRILAHMVGIMAVAPMLGPVFGGWMLKWCHWPWLFVSQACLGVIGIIGVYFMEESLKDPIKVSALQVFARYGVVFKNGRFMKLNVVMSLFGLPFFGFIASSSYLYIKVFGLTEQQFGYFFAFTSGGFMLGPMVLNRLANHMSYNKIIGIGLSGVTLGGLALAFNSHATPWHLALPIFLFVFSFGVFRPAATNMALEQVTTDVGSASSMLVFLYSMVGAVGMWMISLEWPDKMTVLGSLAAGIGILSLIFWFLSSGNYEIGGELPLEAPAED, encoded by the coding sequence GTGAAGCGTATAGTCCCCCTATTAGCCTTTCTTACGGCTTTTCCCGCCCTGTCCACGGACATGTATCTGCCGGCCATCCCCATGCTGGTGGAGCAGTGGAACCAGCCTTTGGTGGTGGTCAATCTGACCCTTATCGCATTCTTTGCATCCTTTTGCACATTTATCGCCGTATACGGCCCCTTGTCGGACCGGTACGGAAGGCGGCCGCTGCTGCTGGCCGGAATTACCATATATATAGGCGCCAGCATAGGCTGCGCCCTGTCGCCGTCGGTGTATACGCTCATTGCAGCCCGAATCGGGCAGGGGGCGGGCGCCGCCTCGGCCCAGACCCTGGCCCTGGCGATTATTCGCGACAAATTCGACGGCCTGGAGCGGGGGCGGATTCTGGCACATATGGTGGGCATCATGGCTGTGGCGCCCATGCTGGGGCCGGTCTTCGGCGGATGGATGCTTAAATGGTGCCATTGGCCCTGGCTGTTCGTTTCTCAAGCCTGTCTCGGGGTGATCGGAATTATTGGCGTGTATTTTATGGAGGAGTCGTTAAAGGATCCGATCAAGGTTTCCGCACTCCAGGTTTTCGCCCGATACGGCGTGGTTTTTAAAAACGGCCGCTTTATGAAGCTGAACGTGGTCATGTCTTTGTTCGGGCTGCCTTTTTTCGGGTTTATCGCCTCTTCCTCCTATTTATACATCAAGGTTTTCGGCCTGACGGAGCAGCAATTCGGCTATTTTTTCGCCTTTACCTCCGGCGGGTTCATGTTGGGGCCTATGGTGCTTAACCGTTTGGCCAATCACATGTCCTACAATAAAATCATCGGCATCGGGCTTAGCGGGGTCACCCTGGGCGGTCTGGCGCTTGCGTTTAACTCCCACGCCACCCCCTGGCATTTGGCTTTGCCTATCTTTTTGTTTGTCTTTAGTTTTGGCGTGTTCCGGCCCGCAGCCACCAATATGGCTTTGGAGCAGGTGACCACGGACGTGGGAAGCGCGTCTTCCATGCTGGTGTTTTTATATTCCATGGTGGGCGCCGTGGGCATGTGGATGATTTCCTTGGAATGGCCGGATAAAATGACGGTGCTGGGATCGCTGGCCGCGGGCATTGGAATATTGTCGTTGATATTTTGGTTTTTAAGCTCCGGAAATTACGAGATCGGCGGAGAGCTTCCCCTGGAGGCCCCGGCGGAAGATTGA
- the wtpA gene encoding tungstate ABC transporter substrate-binding protein WtpA, protein MKLRFSLCILAVFSLLVFSSQAMAEPAGKVAIFHAGSLSVPFAEIEKNFEQKYPKVDIQRESGGSTKMARLISEVGKPADIMASADYTVIDKNLLGKFTDMNIRFATNQLVLCYTDQSRLADKINDKNWPEILMTEGVVWGHSDPNLDPCGYRSLMVLQLAESYYNIPDFYNKAIANRPQKNVRPKSVELISLLKTGNMDYAWEYLSVAVQHDLKYVVLPDEINLGNYNYDSNYQNARVEVSGKKPGTTITRTGKSCTYGICLIKDSQNPEAATAFMEYLMDPEGGLKILQDMGQPPFVPCRVPTQEMYDKLPAGLKELVEIKK, encoded by the coding sequence ATGAAACTACGTTTTTCCCTTTGCATCCTGGCAGTATTTTCCCTGCTCGTCTTCAGTTCCCAAGCCATGGCCGAGCCGGCCGGCAAGGTTGCCATCTTTCACGCCGGAAGCCTTTCCGTACCTTTTGCAGAAATTGAAAAAAATTTCGAACAAAAATATCCCAAAGTGGACATTCAGAGGGAATCCGGCGGCAGCACAAAAATGGCCCGCTTGATCTCCGAAGTGGGCAAGCCCGCAGACATCATGGCTTCGGCCGACTATACCGTCATCGACAAAAACCTGCTGGGCAAGTTCACCGACATGAACATCCGTTTCGCCACCAACCAGCTTGTGCTGTGCTATACGGACCAAAGCCGCCTGGCCGACAAAATCAACGATAAAAACTGGCCTGAAATCCTCATGACCGAAGGCGTGGTCTGGGGCCATTCCGATCCCAACCTGGACCCCTGCGGATACCGTTCCTTGATGGTGCTCCAATTGGCCGAGTCCTATTACAACATTCCGGACTTCTACAACAAGGCCATTGCCAACCGTCCCCAGAAAAATGTCCGCCCCAAATCCGTGGAATTGATCAGCCTGCTGAAAACCGGCAACATGGATTACGCTTGGGAATATCTTTCCGTGGCCGTGCAGCACGACCTGAAATACGTGGTTTTGCCCGACGAAATCAACCTGGGCAATTACAACTACGACAGCAATTACCAAAACGCCAGGGTGGAGGTCTCCGGTAAAAAGCCGGGAACCACCATCACCCGCACCGGAAAATCCTGCACCTACGGCATCTGCCTGATTAAGGATTCCCAGAACCCTGAGGCTGCAACCGCTTTTATGGAATACCTCATGGACCCCGAAGGCGGCCTGAAAATTCTCCAGGATATGGGTCAGCCTCCTTTCGTCCCTTGCCGCGTTCCCACGCAGGAAATGTATGACAAGCTGCCCGCCGGCCTGAAAGAGCTGGTGGAAATCAAAAAATAG
- a CDS encoding DMT family transporter, producing MKKNSLALTYLKLLLMALFWGGTFVAGRSLAGKVGPLSAAFLRFAMASVFLTVIAWRRGERLSFPKGRQLVAILLLGLTGISFYNFFFFSGLHHIEAGRAAVIIANNPIILALLSALVFKEKLTPQKSMGILLSVSGAVVVITKGHPLSLFNEGVGPGEMLIAGAVFSWVAYSMIGKVVMANLSPLLSVTYSVIAGTVMLAIPAGMEGVFSSMFSYGPWQWFSLFYLAFFGTALGFVFYYEGIKTIGPTRAALFINFVPVSAVLSGFVILGEALTLSLLAGLALVSSGVYLTNVQNLFRRHDKRSENNSS from the coding sequence ATGAAGAAAAACAGCTTGGCCCTCACCTATTTGAAACTATTATTGATGGCCCTATTCTGGGGCGGCACCTTTGTGGCGGGCCGGTCCCTGGCGGGCAAGGTTGGGCCGTTATCCGCAGCATTTTTGCGCTTTGCCATGGCGTCGGTTTTTTTAACTGTAATCGCCTGGAGGAGGGGGGAAAGGCTGTCTTTTCCCAAGGGCCGGCAGTTGGTTGCCATCCTGTTATTGGGTTTGACCGGAATAAGTTTTTACAACTTTTTCTTTTTTAGCGGGCTGCATCATATTGAAGCCGGCCGGGCGGCCGTTATTATTGCTAATAATCCCATTATACTGGCCTTGCTGTCAGCCTTGGTTTTCAAGGAGAAGCTGACCCCTCAGAAATCCATGGGTATATTGCTTTCCGTGTCCGGCGCCGTGGTGGTCATAACCAAAGGGCATCCTTTGTCCTTATTTAATGAAGGCGTTGGGCCCGGCGAAATGCTGATCGCCGGCGCGGTGTTCAGTTGGGTGGCTTATTCCATGATCGGCAAGGTGGTGATGGCCAATTTATCGCCTTTGCTTTCCGTGACTTACTCCGTAATAGCAGGCACGGTGATGCTGGCGATTCCCGCCGGGATGGAGGGGGTTTTCAGCAGCATGTTCTCGTACGGACCATGGCAGTGGTTCTCGTTGTTTTATCTGGCTTTTTTCGGAACCGCGCTGGGCTTTGTCTTTTATTATGAAGGCATTAAGACAATAGGCCCCACCCGGGCGGCCTTGTTCATCAATTTTGTGCCTGTGAGCGCGGTGCTGTCCGGATTTGTTATTTTAGGGGAGGCGCTTACGCTTTCTCTCCTGGCGGGGCTGGCCTTAGTCAGTTCGGGAGTTTATTTGACAAACGTCCAAAACCTGTTTCGCCGTCATGATAAAAGGTCGGAAAATAATTCTTCGTAG
- a CDS encoding ABC transporter ATP-binding protein, which translates to MIRIEQLSMDLADFSLNNVDIHVREGEFFALLGPTGAGKTLILESVAGVGPVHSGRIFLDGVEITRLPPERRGVGIVYQDAGLFPHLSVEKNVAYGLRYQKRPGKKRLDWVKWLMERLGIAPLAGRSVENLSGGEKQRVALARALSVKPRVLLLDEPLSALDPAFREDLRNLLKELHSQLSLTCLMVTHDFSEALFLSQRAAVLNKGGVEQCGGVKDIFNRPASPFVAHFVGMKNVFPACGENGQVRVDCLNLSMPSNGCPKPKYAAVRPEHLLLLEQKPVQDNKFGLFPAEIRGMVDYGIFCEVLLDYQDQTLVAAAAKSALLSMGLDAGAQVWVEIPQDRIHFF; encoded by the coding sequence ATGATTCGCATTGAACAGCTTTCCATGGATTTAGCGGATTTCTCCCTCAACAATGTGGATATCCATGTGCGGGAAGGGGAGTTTTTCGCCCTGCTGGGCCCCACGGGAGCGGGGAAAACCCTGATCCTGGAGTCCGTGGCCGGCGTGGGCCCCGTCCATTCAGGCCGGATATTTCTGGACGGCGTGGAAATCACCAGGCTGCCGCCCGAGCGGCGGGGCGTGGGCATTGTGTATCAGGACGCAGGATTGTTTCCCCATTTAAGCGTGGAAAAAAATGTCGCTTACGGCCTTCGCTATCAAAAGAGACCCGGGAAAAAGCGCCTGGATTGGGTTAAGTGGCTCATGGAGCGTTTGGGCATTGCACCCCTGGCCGGCAGATCCGTGGAAAACCTGTCCGGTGGAGAAAAGCAGCGCGTGGCCCTGGCCCGGGCCCTATCGGTCAAGCCCAGGGTTTTGCTGCTTGACGAACCCTTATCCGCCCTGGATCCGGCTTTTCGGGAGGACCTGCGCAATCTGCTTAAAGAGCTTCATTCCCAATTATCCCTCACATGCCTCATGGTCACGCATGATTTTTCCGAAGCCCTGTTTCTCAGCCAAAGGGCTGCTGTTCTGAACAAAGGCGGCGTGGAGCAATGCGGGGGGGTGAAAGACATATTCAACCGCCCCGCCTCGCCGTTTGTGGCCCATTTTGTGGGCATGAAAAACGTGTTTCCCGCCTGCGGCGAAAACGGCCAGGTGCGCGTGGACTGCCTGAACCTGTCCATGCCCTCCAACGGATGCCCCAAACCCAAATACGCGGCCGTCCGGCCCGAGCACCTGTTGCTGCTGGAGCAAAAACCTGTTCAGGATAATAAGTTCGGGCTCTTTCCCGCGGAAATTCGCGGCATGGTGGATTACGGCATTTTTTGCGAGGTTTTATTGGACTATCAGGACCAGACCCTGGTGGCTGCGGCCGCTAAAAGCGCCTTGTTATCCATGGGCCTGGACGCCGGCGCCCAGGTGTGGGTGGAAATTCCACAGGATAGGATTCATTTTTTCTGA
- a CDS encoding AAA family ATPase, with translation MIHKPDTKASSVAASMPTAPQFEEAMTNPAFYPFPADKVEVHRTHISLVFLAGDFAFKVKKPLDLGFLDFSTLEKRKKACEDELILNRRLAPEIYLAVVPIFMDGQGALTLSPSGRPVEYAVKMKRLNQCGMFDVLLEQGKLDEKAMEELGGIMANFHARADARPSVNAYAFPEAILNMWAEDLAQVREHIPRVIPPEPMDLVEAFSKSFVQNNAALLLERIRENRIRDCHGDLHLQNICLNKGKVVVFDCIEFNEKFRCMDVASEIAFLAMDLECRGATALARAFTASYIEHAQDPNLKKLLPFYKCYRALVRAKIMCIRANGEPLGDMANQYAMLAARYAAPFPRPTLICMAGITGSGKSGVAQEMANLTGAAVFASDVIRKTMFGFEPTEKIPEPAVKEVYGQGASQKVYQSMLDRARENLGEGKSVILDATFTLSQGRKAAYDLTREYGANFFLVVCSLPEDIAKERISGRAKDAQSVSDGTLAVYKAQKKEWQPIEGIPESGIIEVETLRPPCLLACRVLAEAISLKAG, from the coding sequence GTGATCCATAAACCCGATACAAAGGCCTCCTCGGTTGCGGCGTCCATGCCTACCGCGCCGCAGTTCGAGGAGGCCATGACAAATCCCGCCTTTTATCCTTTTCCGGCGGACAAGGTGGAGGTGCATCGCACCCATATCAGCCTGGTTTTTTTGGCCGGAGATTTTGCTTTTAAGGTCAAAAAGCCTCTGGACCTGGGATTTCTCGATTTTTCCACCCTGGAAAAAAGGAAAAAAGCCTGTGAGGACGAACTGATCCTTAACAGAAGGCTTGCGCCTGAAATCTATTTGGCGGTCGTCCCCATCTTTATGGACGGACAAGGCGCTCTCACGCTTTCTCCATCAGGCAGACCCGTGGAATACGCCGTAAAAATGAAACGCCTGAACCAGTGCGGCATGTTCGACGTTTTACTGGAGCAAGGCAAGCTGGATGAAAAAGCCATGGAGGAGTTGGGCGGCATCATGGCGAATTTTCATGCACGGGCCGACGCCCGCCCCAGCGTGAACGCCTATGCTTTTCCCGAAGCGATCCTAAATATGTGGGCGGAAGACCTGGCCCAGGTGAGGGAGCATATCCCCAGGGTGATCCCGCCCGAACCCATGGACCTGGTGGAGGCTTTTTCCAAATCGTTTGTGCAAAACAACGCAGCCTTGCTTCTGGAGCGCATTCGTGAAAACCGGATTCGGGACTGCCACGGCGACCTTCACCTGCAGAATATCTGCCTGAATAAAGGCAAGGTTGTGGTCTTTGACTGCATTGAGTTCAATGAAAAATTCCGATGCATGGACGTGGCTTCGGAGATCGCCTTTTTAGCCATGGATCTGGAGTGCCGGGGCGCAACGGCTTTGGCCCGGGCGTTTACCGCCTCCTACATCGAGCACGCTCAAGACCCGAACCTGAAAAAGCTTCTGCCTTTTTACAAATGCTACCGGGCCTTGGTCCGGGCTAAAATCATGTGCATCCGCGCCAATGGGGAGCCTCTGGGCGACATGGCGAACCAATACGCCATGTTGGCCGCAAGGTACGCCGCGCCCTTTCCCCGCCCTACCCTGATTTGCATGGCTGGAATAACCGGCTCCGGAAAAAGCGGCGTAGCTCAGGAGATGGCAAACCTGACGGGCGCCGCGGTTTTTGCGAGCGACGTAATCCGCAAGACCATGTTTGGATTTGAGCCCACGGAAAAAATCCCGGAGCCCGCCGTCAAGGAAGTTTACGGGCAAGGGGCGTCCCAAAAGGTCTACCAAAGCATGCTGGATCGGGCCCGGGAGAATCTCGGGGAGGGAAAAAGCGTGATCCTGGACGCCACGTTCACCTTATCCCAGGGGAGAAAAGCCGCTTACGACTTAACGCGGGAATACGGCGCAAATTTTTTTCTGGTTGTTTGCAGCCTGCCGGAAGATATCGCCAAAGAACGCATTTCGGGCAGGGCCAAGGACGCCCAATCCGTCTCGGACGGAACCCTGGCCGTTTACAAGGCCCAAAAAAAGGAATGGCAGCCCATAGAGGGAATTCCCGAGTCCGGGATTATTGAAGTGGAAACACTCCGTCCGCCATGCTTGCTCGCCTGCAGGGTTCTTGCGGAGGCAATTAGTTTGAAAGCAGGTTGA